One window from the genome of Leptospira johnsonii encodes:
- a CDS encoding LIC12048 family lipoprotein: protein MFDLIVRIVVRKVILASAILFFVSCLSDWGFGNGDVDLKKATWLVAEKVPLVVDKGGVPVGNGGTVTPVNNLFNQPLGAKIPVSAFSGAIDSTGTTIVNDFDGDGILNSNETTTNVWVADYPEINAKVAPPVTMKIEILNETSGEVSDVVSEIHADDIENTKNIGTEKIHQKEINLRTVQFQDSYSISGGSSNSSGFNIGGSPAQAATAGSGLNYGQTNSNSWQGALGQTVTKWATRPFKNNIDRDASSLKSDSTGKNSRNYRTDKRQKTSTSTTIKPNAGYVRAALYITNESVNMPVKLTNILCSLMFENAAGDLIPVESFRLRNDDFSLFEVSVYGGSEFGPYVVELTGLNRVEIEQAITAGYNPKIFIVDYEMSHVPNSNYASSLLNFTGSNLKIIEENAKSRTALLKIFGQGIREMYRIAAFEATGGSSDPCATTNISYLSPGITFENATKRLNCAQPVNGSNMEIIFDNYVLDFSEIAPKLGDSKVFIRTVKSVAGKVSTIPCDYSTKIGSDGQQRTACIQKPLSQWSDTEKANAGIWVVFSKGKYYDPTAYVKNGSNKIIFDPTEPIGAVVLQGANSKIWAGDYFDIAYYSIADYLAQMEAFGKNPLENGEVFSMNTKWDKAILGNSPYDPDINSIYLGEASFGERIELTLSLKKTQFLNPSFGSPALSGNFQYFTDFRYSPTVSTKRFSMEEATDFEISFGFSGLRTDWFHIVKDLTPGNTDKIQDCGSYPDYQNQVFVRCIQLPSTHPLYDITKTPLKVFMRPSYNSAYRNTVWPLGYQNVRKLRSELAVPAKVGDTSLIIAKAFGNIQQGDTIYIEGDNTGYTVSNPATGPDANGFLTVPISNAVAMAAVRTTTVYIPGSLSAPEIQLAIDNNFVADWNAQYATTPTSYTTDQFVPLVTSSSLSCSTNLFHPYGCLGLPVDYNAINWMGSYNKGATTWNSWSDGGNFAGFLASGLPSKVTNTSRLYRFEPVGTGDTVFMNPGSPVTLTNPVTLVEGDNGFIIWKQGTVLKGRFFTVSTGGLVGSELTLNTQPIAQDFVAKVKNGKATIAWENSNQIYIRFWDMNTKLAIGTENLVTTRSYATTEFNENNLNIDLAVSDTRSLVVWNASNSDCGASCGLHVVGGKLYQNSDGTNVNTASTLYSYTINGSYGRMQVAADATGDSAVIASVTTGNNEGTRIHTMTYQMNTATKGSLVPVDNGSLGAKKISVKASNGNAFIAYSFADTSLYLKCYNATTGALVGSRVTLSTGQTIGNFKMAASGDTGIITYLAGNRVKLNRASFASGALTTAATLLMDSSTTATSKLIGSIEINGNNVVTVWEHDEASLRTVRGRVANISSFDLVGSGEFFLSTTNAGNQTGPIVQVYSGNALAIWLSPDIGLTENWAKFRSYSFNLASPGSIQYGLNNFFVAPLIERDYTVKGKILF, encoded by the coding sequence ATGTTCGATTTGATCGTTAGGATTGTTGTTAGAAAAGTTATTCTAGCTTCAGCTATACTTTTTTTTGTAAGCTGTTTAAGCGACTGGGGCTTTGGCAACGGAGATGTGGATCTTAAAAAGGCTACATGGTTGGTTGCAGAGAAGGTCCCTTTAGTGGTGGATAAGGGAGGAGTTCCGGTAGGTAACGGCGGGACTGTTACTCCAGTGAATAATTTATTCAATCAACCACTAGGTGCGAAAATCCCTGTTTCCGCCTTTAGCGGAGCGATTGATTCAACAGGAACAACGATCGTTAACGACTTCGATGGAGATGGTATATTAAACTCAAACGAAACGACTACAAATGTTTGGGTAGCAGATTATCCGGAAATTAATGCAAAAGTTGCCCCTCCTGTCACGATGAAGATCGAGATTTTGAATGAAACATCAGGTGAAGTAAGTGATGTAGTAAGTGAGATTCATGCAGATGATATTGAAAATACGAAAAACATCGGAACGGAAAAAATTCACCAAAAAGAAATCAATCTAAGAACGGTTCAATTCCAGGATTCCTACTCCATATCGGGAGGCAGTAGTAATTCCAGTGGATTTAATATTGGAGGATCACCGGCTCAAGCTGCTACTGCAGGTTCCGGGTTGAATTATGGACAAACGAATTCTAATAGTTGGCAAGGAGCGCTTGGCCAAACGGTTACAAAATGGGCTACTCGTCCTTTTAAAAACAATATAGATCGAGATGCTTCTAGTTTAAAATCAGACTCCACTGGTAAAAATTCCAGAAATTATAGAACTGATAAGAGGCAAAAGACTTCTACCTCTACCACTATTAAACCGAATGCCGGTTACGTGCGTGCTGCATTATATATTACGAATGAATCCGTAAATATGCCCGTTAAATTAACAAATATTCTTTGCTCTCTGATGTTCGAAAATGCGGCGGGTGACTTGATTCCCGTTGAAAGTTTTCGATTAAGGAATGATGATTTTAGTCTTTTTGAAGTTTCAGTTTATGGAGGATCAGAATTTGGTCCTTATGTAGTAGAATTGACGGGCTTAAATCGAGTTGAAATCGAACAAGCAATCACTGCCGGATACAATCCAAAAATATTCATTGTAGATTATGAAATGTCGCATGTTCCAAATTCAAATTATGCTTCTAGTCTATTGAATTTCACTGGTTCTAATTTGAAAATAATCGAAGAAAATGCTAAAAGTAGGACAGCGCTATTAAAAATCTTTGGACAGGGAATTCGAGAAATGTATCGAATTGCTGCTTTTGAAGCTACGGGAGGATCTTCCGACCCATGTGCCACTACAAATATCAGTTATTTATCGCCTGGGATCACCTTCGAAAATGCTACGAAACGTTTAAATTGTGCTCAGCCGGTAAATGGTTCAAACATGGAGATCATCTTCGACAATTATGTTTTAGATTTCTCCGAAATAGCTCCAAAGCTCGGTGACTCCAAAGTATTTATTCGAACCGTCAAGTCTGTAGCAGGTAAGGTTTCGACTATTCCTTGTGATTATTCGACCAAAATTGGTTCGGATGGCCAGCAAAGAACAGCATGTATACAAAAGCCACTCAGTCAATGGTCTGATACAGAAAAGGCTAATGCTGGGATATGGGTAGTATTTTCTAAAGGGAAATATTATGATCCGACTGCTTATGTTAAGAACGGTAGCAATAAAATTATTTTCGATCCTACAGAGCCTATTGGTGCAGTTGTATTACAAGGGGCAAATTCGAAAATATGGGCAGGAGATTACTTTGATATAGCATATTACTCCATCGCCGATTACCTCGCTCAAATGGAAGCATTCGGAAAGAATCCACTCGAAAACGGTGAAGTCTTTTCGATGAATACAAAATGGGACAAGGCGATTCTCGGAAATAGTCCTTACGATCCTGATATAAATTCAATCTATCTAGGAGAAGCTTCCTTCGGAGAAAGAATTGAACTTACACTCTCTTTGAAAAAAACCCAGTTCTTGAATCCTTCTTTCGGATCTCCTGCTTTGTCCGGAAATTTTCAATATTTTACAGATTTTCGATATAGTCCGACTGTATCTACAAAACGTTTCTCTATGGAAGAGGCTACCGACTTTGAGATTAGTTTCGGGTTTTCAGGACTTAGAACGGATTGGTTTCATATCGTAAAGGATTTAACTCCCGGGAACACCGATAAAATACAAGATTGTGGAAGTTACCCGGATTATCAAAACCAAGTTTTTGTGAGATGTATACAATTACCATCTACCCACCCTCTTTACGATATTACTAAAACTCCTCTAAAGGTATTTATGCGCCCATCTTACAATAGTGCGTATAGAAATACTGTATGGCCTTTGGGTTACCAGAATGTGCGTAAGCTTCGGTCAGAATTAGCAGTGCCAGCAAAAGTTGGTGATACTAGTTTGATAATCGCAAAAGCATTCGGAAATATCCAACAAGGGGACACCATCTATATTGAAGGGGATAACACCGGATATACGGTAAGCAATCCGGCAACCGGCCCGGATGCAAATGGGTTCTTAACGGTTCCAATTTCCAATGCTGTAGCAATGGCTGCTGTGAGGACGACGACTGTCTATATTCCAGGCTCGCTTTCTGCACCTGAAATTCAATTGGCAATTGATAATAATTTTGTGGCTGATTGGAATGCACAATATGCAACAACCCCAACTTCCTATACAACGGATCAATTTGTTCCTTTGGTCACTAGTAGTTCGCTATCTTGTTCTACTAATCTTTTTCATCCATATGGATGCTTAGGATTGCCAGTAGATTATAATGCGATTAACTGGATGGGCAGTTATAATAAGGGAGCCACTACTTGGAACTCTTGGTCGGATGGAGGAAATTTTGCAGGTTTTCTTGCTAGTGGACTACCTTCCAAGGTGACGAATACCTCTCGTCTTTACAGATTTGAACCTGTTGGAACAGGAGATACCGTTTTTATGAATCCTGGCTCTCCGGTGACCTTAACTAATCCTGTTACTTTGGTGGAAGGTGATAACGGGTTTATAATCTGGAAACAAGGAACAGTTCTAAAAGGTCGTTTCTTTACCGTGTCTACCGGTGGCTTAGTTGGTTCTGAATTGACTCTGAATACGCAACCAATAGCCCAAGACTTTGTGGCGAAAGTTAAGAATGGAAAAGCTACGATTGCCTGGGAAAATAGTAACCAAATTTATATTCGTTTTTGGGATATGAATACAAAGTTGGCGATTGGAACAGAAAATCTTGTGACAACTCGCAGCTATGCCACAACAGAGTTTAATGAAAACAATTTAAATATCGATTTAGCTGTGAGTGATACTCGATCACTTGTAGTTTGGAATGCAAGTAACTCTGATTGTGGAGCAAGTTGTGGATTACATGTTGTCGGAGGGAAATTATACCAGAATAGTGATGGTACAAACGTAAACACCGCTTCTACTCTTTATTCATATACGATTAATGGTTCATACGGTAGAATGCAAGTTGCAGCTGACGCGACAGGTGATTCCGCGGTCATTGCTTCCGTAACGACCGGAAATAATGAAGGAACGAGAATTCATACGATGACTTACCAAATGAATACAGCCACTAAGGGATCACTCGTTCCGGTTGATAACGGATCACTTGGAGCAAAGAAGATTAGCGTAAAAGCTTCGAATGGAAACGCTTTCATTGCCTATAGCTTTGCTGATACATCACTGTATTTAAAATGTTATAACGCCACTACCGGAGCTCTGGTTGGCTCAAGGGTTACTCTTTCAACAGGGCAAACCATTGGTAACTTCAAAATGGCGGCTTCCGGAGATACAGGAATCATTACTTATCTGGCTGGGAATCGGGTAAAATTGAATCGGGCCTCCTTTGCTTCCGGAGCTTTAACCACTGCGGCTACTCTGCTTATGGATTCTTCTACCACAGCAACTTCTAAATTGATCGGATCTATAGAGATTAACGGAAATAATGTTGTTACTGTTTGGGAGCATGATGAGGCTTCACTCCGGACGGTCCGAGGGAGAGTGGCAAATATTAGCTCCTTCGACCTTGTCGGAAGCGGAGAATTTTTCCTAAGCACAACTAACGCTGGTAACCAAACTGGGCCAATTGTTCAAGTTTACAGTGGGAATGCTTTAGCAATCTGGCTTTCCCCCGATATAGGTTTAACTGAGAATTGGGCGAAGTTTCGATCATATTCATTCAATCTAGCAAGCCCAGGTTCTATCCAATACGGGTTGAACAACTTCTTTGTAGCTCCGCTCATTGAAAGAGATTACACAGTCAAAGGTAAAATCCTATTCTAA